The Longimicrobium sp. genome includes a region encoding these proteins:
- a CDS encoding amino acid adenylation domain-containing protein: LPVRVELSDAPTVVELLARVKERSLGAQHHQDIPFEQVVELVHPARSMAHAPLFQAMFTWQNATGGGAGLPGLAPAPAGPANPAHRAAPVAPPPSTHATTLATAHVDLSLTLWEHGGRIAGNVTYATALFERATAERFGGYLRRVLEAFAADDLQAVEALPLLPDAERRLVVEEWNATGAAYSRESCIHELVEAQAARTPDAVAVVFDSGELTYAELNERANRLAHHLARHGVGPDALVAICVERGPEMVVGLLAILKAGGGYVPLDPGYPAERLRYMLDDSAPAAVLTQGSLEGVQALFANVDVPVIDLEGDGWARGAATNPARAGLTPGHLAYVIYTSGSTGTPKGVMIEHRSLANHTAWQAGAFGIGPDDAVLQRTSISFDASVWELWTTLATGARLVLLPADAAKDPSAIARVIEERGVTVVQFVPTLLQAVLGGLPDGTQLRPRLVFCGGEPLTQALVAEARARGVGEVVNLYGPTEATIDSTAYRCVDEDRAPAIGAPVGNVRVYILDGAGEPVPVGVAGKLYVGGAGVARGYLDRPALTAERFVPDPFGGDPGARLYRTGDLARWRGDGVVEFLGRNDFQVKVRGFRVELGEIEARLREHPSVSEAVVAARAEGAGDTRLVAYVVGSDSVEIDALRSYLSERLPEYMVPAAYVRLDALPLTASGKLDRKALPAPEGDAFVTRGYQAPVGETEEELAAIWAEVLGVEQVGRHDHFFELGGHSLLAVRVISRVRQVLGAEVGIADLFEKPVLSTFAQHVVHALLAQFDPQELARLGALLEDDATPG, translated from the coding sequence CTTCCCGTTCGCGTGGAACTGTCCGACGCCCCGACGGTGGTGGAACTGCTGGCCCGGGTGAAGGAGCGCTCGCTCGGCGCGCAGCATCACCAGGACATCCCCTTCGAGCAGGTGGTGGAGCTCGTGCACCCGGCGCGGAGCATGGCGCACGCCCCGCTCTTCCAGGCGATGTTCACCTGGCAGAACGCCACCGGCGGCGGCGCCGGGCTCCCCGGCCTCGCACCGGCGCCGGCGGGACCGGCCAACCCAGCGCACCGCGCGGCGCCGGTCGCTCCTCCGCCGTCCACGCACGCGACGACGCTTGCCACGGCGCACGTCGACCTCTCGCTGACGCTCTGGGAGCACGGCGGGAGGATCGCGGGGAACGTGACGTACGCCACCGCGCTCTTCGAGCGGGCAACGGCGGAGCGCTTCGGGGGATACCTGCGGCGCGTGCTGGAGGCGTTCGCCGCCGACGATCTCCAGGCGGTGGAAGCGCTCCCGCTCCTGCCGGATGCGGAGCGGCGCCTCGTCGTCGAGGAGTGGAACGCGACCGGCGCGGCGTATTCCCGCGAGTCGTGCATCCACGAGCTGGTGGAGGCGCAGGCCGCGCGCACGCCGGACGCGGTAGCGGTCGTTTTCGATAGCGGCGAGCTCACCTACGCCGAACTGAATGAGCGCGCCAACCGCCTGGCGCACCACCTTGCCCGGCACGGCGTGGGGCCGGATGCACTTGTGGCGATCTGCGTGGAGCGCGGCCCGGAGATGGTCGTCGGGCTCCTGGCCATCCTCAAGGCCGGCGGCGGCTACGTTCCGCTGGACCCCGGCTATCCGGCGGAGCGGCTGCGGTACATGCTCGATGACAGCGCACCCGCGGCCGTGCTCACGCAGGGTTCTCTGGAGGGTGTGCAGGCGCTGTTCGCGAACGTGGACGTGCCAGTGATCGACCTTGAGGGTGATGGGTGGGCGCGGGGCGCGGCGACCAATCCGGCACGCGCGGGGCTCACCCCCGGGCACCTGGCCTATGTGATCTACACCTCCGGCTCCACGGGTACGCCCAAGGGGGTGATGATCGAGCACCGGAGCCTGGCGAACCACACCGCGTGGCAGGCCGGCGCCTTCGGAATCGGCCCGGACGACGCCGTGCTGCAGCGCACCTCCATCTCCTTCGATGCGTCTGTGTGGGAGCTGTGGACCACGCTGGCCACGGGCGCCCGCCTCGTCCTTCTTCCCGCGGACGCGGCGAAGGACCCGAGCGCAATCGCGCGGGTGATCGAGGAACGCGGCGTGACCGTCGTCCAGTTCGTTCCCACGCTCCTGCAGGCGGTGCTGGGCGGGCTACCGGATGGTACGCAACTGCGCCCGCGCCTGGTGTTCTGTGGCGGCGAGCCGCTCACGCAGGCATTGGTGGCGGAGGCGCGCGCACGCGGCGTGGGCGAAGTCGTGAATCTCTACGGTCCCACGGAGGCCACGATCGACTCCACGGCGTACCGGTGCGTCGATGAGGATCGTGCCCCCGCCATCGGCGCTCCGGTGGGCAACGTGCGCGTCTACATCCTGGACGGCGCGGGAGAGCCCGTGCCCGTCGGCGTGGCGGGCAAGCTCTACGTCGGGGGCGCGGGAGTGGCGCGCGGGTACCTGGACCGGCCGGCGCTGACTGCGGAGCGCTTCGTCCCCGATCCGTTCGGCGGCGACCCGGGGGCGCGTCTGTACCGCACGGGAGACCTGGCGCGGTGGCGCGGGGACGGGGTGGTCGAGTTCCTGGGGCGCAACGACTTCCAGGTGAAGGTGCGCGGCTTCCGCGTGGAGCTCGGCGAGATCGAGGCGCGGCTGCGCGAGCACCCGTCCGTGAGCGAGGCGGTGGTGGCCGCGCGCGCGGAGGGCGCGGGCGACACGCGGCTGGTGGCGTACGTCGTGGGATCGGATTCCGTCGAGATCGACGCGCTCCGCTCGTATCTCTCGGAGCGCCTGCCGGAGTACATGGTGCCGGCGGCGTACGTGCGGCTCGACGCGTTGCCGCTGACGGCCAGCGGCAAGCTGGACCGCAAGGCGCTCCCCGCACCCGAGGGCGACGCGTTCGTGACGCGCGGCTACCAGGCGCCGGTGGGAGAGACGGAGGAGGAACTGGCGGCGATCTGGGCCGAGGTCCTGGGCGTGGAGCAGGTGGGCCGCCACGACCACTTCTTCGAGCTGGGCGGCCACTCGCTCCTGGCCGTCCGCGTGATCTCCCGTGTGCGCCAGGTGCTGGGCGCGGAAGTGGGGATCGCCGACCTGTTCGAAAAGCCGGTGCTCTCCACCTTCGCCCAGCACGTCGTCCATGCGCTGCTCGCCCAGTTCGACCCCCAGGAGCTCGCGCGGCTGGGCGCGCTGCTCGAGGACGACGCCACCCCGGGGTGA